Proteins encoded by one window of Ruminococcaceae bacterium R-25:
- a CDS encoding coenzyme PQQ synthesis protein D (PqqD) gives MKLKSYFIAHNSSDESYLVSTSSAEFLEVVKSNKTLGAIIGLLQEETTRDQVVDAMKARFEAPEIVIERDVDQVIFQLLKVGALE, from the coding sequence ATGAAACTCAAATCTTACTTCATCGCTCACAATTCGTCTGACGAGTCCTATCTGGTGTCTACTTCGAGCGCTGAGTTTTTGGAAGTCGTAAAAAGCAATAAGACTCTCGGTGCGATTATCGGACTGCTTCAGGAAGAGACGACAAGAGACCAGGTCGTTGATGCAATGAAAGCGCGTTTTGAAGCACCTGAAATCGTAATTGAGAGGGACGTTGACCAGGTTATCTTCCAGCTCCTAAAGGTTGGCGCACTCGAGTGA
- a CDS encoding polyphosphate:AMP phosphotransferase, protein MLKDFVKAAKPEEEEFNKRLEDERAKLFASQMKIKEAGLPVMVMFEGWGAAGKGSVLGKIIKNIDPRFFRVKTFPKPTKEELRYPFLYRYMKEIPEKGKFAFYDTFWMEEITDARVEDYLEDDEYEEMINSINKTERTLVDNGYLVMKFFFHISKKEQKERLEKLLDDKDTKWRVDKGDLYENKHYDDCLEVYDQYLKDTNNPTAPWYIIDSKDKKFAELQVLEFLNQGIETALKNQNTAAPILQNVFPLKKTPLLKEVDLKDKTLTDEEYEEKLDKLQDELRDLHNKLYRKKIPVIICYEGWDAAGKGGNIKRITGALDPRGFEVLPIASPEPHEKNRHFLWRFWTRLPRTGHIAIFDRTWYGRVMVERIEGFCSENDWQRAYNEINEFEKELVDWGAVVIKFWVQIDKKTQLKRFKERQANPEKQWKITDEDWRNREKWDKYETAIDEMIKKTSTEFAPWYILESVDKKYARIKALEIVIDRIKEACEKGNKD, encoded by the coding sequence ATGCTAAAGGATTTTGTTAAGGCAGCTAAGCCTGAAGAGGAAGAATTTAATAAAAGATTGGAAGATGAGAGGGCGAAGCTTTTCGCCTCCCAGATGAAGATAAAGGAAGCCGGGCTTCCCGTAATGGTTATGTTCGAAGGCTGGGGCGCGGCAGGAAAAGGCAGCGTCTTAGGAAAGATCATTAAGAATATCGATCCGAGATTTTTCAGGGTAAAGACTTTCCCGAAGCCGACGAAGGAAGAACTCAGGTATCCGTTCCTGTACCGCTACATGAAGGAGATCCCCGAGAAGGGCAAGTTCGCGTTCTACGACACTTTCTGGATGGAGGAGATCACGGATGCGAGGGTCGAGGATTATCTCGAAGACGACGAGTATGAGGAGATGATCAATTCGATAAACAAGACTGAGAGGACGCTCGTTGATAACGGCTATCTCGTAATGAAGTTCTTCTTCCATATCAGCAAGAAGGAACAGAAGGAGAGACTTGAAAAACTCCTGGACGACAAGGATACGAAGTGGCGTGTCGATAAGGGCGACCTGTACGAAAATAAGCACTACGACGACTGCCTTGAGGTTTACGACCAGTACCTGAAGGATACCAATAATCCGACGGCGCCGTGGTACATCATCGACAGTAAGGATAAGAAGTTTGCCGAGCTTCAGGTTTTGGAGTTCCTCAATCAGGGAATTGAGACGGCATTAAAGAACCAGAATACGGCAGCTCCGATCCTGCAGAATGTTTTCCCTCTCAAGAAGACTCCGCTCCTTAAGGAAGTTGATCTTAAGGATAAGACTCTCACGGACGAGGAGTATGAGGAGAAGCTCGATAAGCTCCAGGATGAGCTTCGTGATCTCCATAACAAGCTTTACAGGAAGAAGATCCCTGTCATCATCTGCTACGAGGGATGGGACGCTGCAGGCAAGGGCGGCAACATCAAGCGCATTACCGGGGCGCTCGATCCGAGAGGATTTGAGGTGCTTCCAATCGCGAGTCCTGAACCGCACGAAAAGAACAGACACTTCCTGTGGAGATTCTGGACAAGGCTTCCGAGGACCGGCCACATCGCGATCTTCGACCGCACATGGTACGGCAGGGTCATGGTAGAGCGTATCGAAGGCTTCTGCTCCGAAAACGACTGGCAGCGTGCATATAACGAGATCAATGAGTTCGAAAAAGAACTCGTTGACTGGGGTGCGGTCGTCATCAAGTTCTGGGTACAGATCGACAAAAAGACGCAGCTCAAGCGCTTCAAGGAGCGCCAGGCAAATCCCGAAAAGCAGTGGAAGATCACTGATGAGGACTGGCGCAACCGCGAAAAGTGGGACAAGTACGAGACGGCGATAGACGAGATGATCAAGAAGACGTCGACCGAGTTCGCGCCATGGTACATTCTGGAGTCCGTCGATAAGAAGTATGCGCGCATCAAGGCACTCGAGATCGTGATCGACAGGATCAAGGAAGCGTGCGAGAAGGGAAATAAGGATTAA
- a CDS encoding CarD family transcriptional regulator, whose translation MGFKIGDNIVYAGSGVCQIDDIKDISFFKEKPQKYYVLKPLFVARSQYVYVPIDNEAQVSRIRPVASKKEAIALIDKLPIDNCQWIEDRNERKATFTDIIVNGSREDIVGLIYLINRHAEQLSKEGKHLNAQDERALTDARNRMNNEIAVALNMEPDGVVELIHEKTGLEDFA comes from the coding sequence ATGGGCTTTAAGATTGGCGACAATATCGTTTATGCCGGCAGCGGCGTTTGTCAAATAGACGACATCAAAGACATTAGTTTTTTCAAAGAGAAACCTCAGAAATACTATGTTCTTAAACCTCTCTTTGTAGCAAGGTCCCAATACGTTTACGTGCCGATCGATAATGAGGCCCAGGTAAGCCGCATCAGACCTGTAGCTTCAAAGAAGGAAGCTATCGCCCTCATAGATAAGCTCCCGATCGATAACTGCCAGTGGATCGAAGACCGCAATGAGCGCAAGGCTACATTTACGGATATCATCGTAAACGGCAGCAGGGAAGATATCGTAGGATTGATCTACCTTATCAACAGACATGCCGAGCAGCTCTCAAAGGAGGGCAAGCATTTGAATGCGCAGGACGAGCGTGCCCTGACTGATGCGAGAAACAGGATGAACAATGAGATCGCAGTTGCGCTTAATATGGAGCCTGACGGAGTCGTCGAACTTATACACGAGAAGACCGGTCTGGAAGATTTTGCGTAA
- a CDS encoding 3-deoxy-D-arabinoheptulosonate-7-phosphate synthase translates to MIAVLKNTATKEQIASLISWFEDKGLKVNESKGEYCTVLGLIGDTSTVDIDMLQGLDIIEKVTRVSETFKKANRKFHPEDTVVDVSGVKIGGGNFAVIAGPCSVESEEQIMSAAKAVKAAGATILRGGAFKPRTSPYDFQGLHEEGIRLLLEAKKETGLPICSEIMSPEQIPVFEEVDFLQVGARNMQNFDLLKALGKTGKPILLKRGLSATIKELLMSAEYIMSEGNPNVILCERGIRTYETYTRNTFDVSAISVLKQITHLPVVGDPSHATGKSNLIKPMSMAAVVSGADALEIEVHCNPEKALSDAAQQLTPAQFGDVMEAIAKARSIL, encoded by the coding sequence ATGATTGCAGTACTTAAGAACACGGCAACAAAAGAACAGATCGCGAGCCTCATCTCATGGTTCGAGGATAAGGGCCTTAAGGTAAATGAGTCAAAGGGTGAATATTGCACCGTATTAGGCCTTATCGGTGATACATCAACAGTAGATATCGATATGCTCCAGGGCTTGGATATCATCGAGAAGGTTACGAGAGTATCCGAGACATTCAAGAAGGCGAACAGAAAGTTCCATCCTGAGGACACGGTAGTTGATGTCTCAGGCGTTAAGATCGGCGGCGGAAATTTCGCAGTTATCGCAGGTCCCTGCTCAGTAGAGAGCGAGGAGCAGATCATGAGCGCAGCAAAGGCTGTTAAGGCAGCAGGCGCTACGATCCTTCGTGGCGGCGCGTTCAAGCCCAGAACATCACCTTACGATTTCCAGGGACTTCACGAGGAAGGAATCAGACTTCTTCTCGAAGCTAAGAAAGAGACAGGTCTTCCTATCTGCTCCGAGATCATGAGCCCTGAGCAGATCCCGGTTTTCGAAGAAGTGGATTTCCTTCAGGTCGGTGCAAGAAACATGCAGAACTTCGACCTTTTGAAGGCCCTCGGTAAGACAGGCAAGCCGATCCTCTTAAAGCGCGGTCTTTCCGCTACTATCAAGGAGCTTTTGATGAGCGCCGAGTACATCATGAGCGAAGGTAACCCGAACGTTATCCTCTGCGAGAGAGGTATCAGAACGTATGAGACTTACACGAGAAATACTTTCGACGTAAGCGCTATCTCAGTATTGAAGCAGATCACACACCTCCCTGTCGTAGGTGACCCTTCACATGCAACAGGCAAGTCAAACCTCATCAAGCCGATGTCCATGGCAGCGGTAGTTTCCGGTGCGGACGCTCTCGAGATCGAGGTCCACTGCAATCCTGAAAAGGCCCTCTCCGATGCAGCACAGCAGCTCACTCCTGCGCAGTTCGGAGATGTAATGGAAGCAATCGCGAAAGCAAGAAGCATTCTGTAA
- a CDS encoding prephenate dehydrogenase, which translates to MKMTVGVVGLGLIGASFAKAYKSDDEAVVYGWNRTKSITQMAKMQGIIDDELTDENLGKCDLVILSLYPEASINWMETHKDHFNKDGMIIDACGTKRMVCEKCFKIAEENGLLFVGCHPMAGTKFSGMTYARADMFFGAPMVVVPPRFDDMFLLDRVKDLLSPCGFGSYHLSHADEHDKMIAFTSQMAHLVSNAYIKSPSSRNHKGFSAGSYKDMTRVAWLNPTMWTQLFLENKDNLIFEIDHLQEELSKYRKALEEDDFDGLRDLLDEGRKIKEEVDGI; encoded by the coding sequence ATGAAGATGACAGTCGGTGTAGTCGGTTTAGGTCTAATCGGAGCCTCATTTGCGAAGGCTTACAAGAGTGACGATGAAGCTGTGGTTTACGGCTGGAACCGTACGAAGAGCATTACCCAGATGGCTAAGATGCAGGGCATCATTGACGATGAACTGACAGATGAGAACTTGGGAAAATGCGACCTTGTTATTCTCTCGCTCTATCCTGAAGCCAGCATCAACTGGATGGAAACACATAAGGATCATTTCAATAAGGACGGCATGATCATTGACGCATGCGGCACCAAGAGAATGGTCTGCGAAAAGTGCTTTAAGATCGCAGAAGAAAACGGCCTTCTTTTCGTAGGATGCCACCCGATGGCAGGAACAAAATTCTCCGGCATGACTTATGCCAGGGCAGACATGTTCTTCGGCGCTCCGATGGTTGTCGTACCGCCGAGATTCGACGATATGTTCCTGCTCGACAGAGTAAAGGATCTCCTGTCACCTTGCGGTTTTGGCAGCTACCACTTATCACACGCTGATGAGCACGACAAGATGATCGCCTTCACTTCACAGATGGCTCACCTTGTTTCAAACGCGTACATCAAGAGCCCTTCATCAAGAAACCACAAGGGGTTCTCTGCAGGTTCATACAAGGACATGACGAGAGTTGCATGGCTCAATCCCACGATGTGGACACAGCTCTTTTTGGAGAATAAGGACAACCTGATCTTTGAGATCGATCATCTCCAGGAAGAACTTTCGAAGTACAGAAAGGCTTTGGAAGAAGACGATTTCGACGGTCTTCGTGACCTGCTCGATGAAGGCAGAAAGATAAAAGAAGAGGTTGACGGTATATGA
- a CDS encoding 3-dehydroquinate synthase, with protein MRTVRVNAASKSYDVLIGKNAAKVLGDEAKKVCPGAIKALIVSETNVAPLYLDLVKAELEGAGFEVIDYVFGAGEQNKGINEIAGMWNKMAEAGFTRTDFVVGLGGGVTTDMAGFAAATFLRGIKVIQLPTSLLAMVDASVGGKTGIDIPMGKNQVGAFWQPSLVVEDISFLKTLPDEVFTEGMGEVTKHAFIMDLDLLEKLEKAAGDIRSDEDLLEEIVYMNVSDKASVVGEDENDNGRRQTLNYGHTVGHVIERDSGFTKPHGICVAKGMGIVMDACVRAGTLAADDAERMKALLKLYKLPITDDITPEAIVEGAMNDKKKRGDTLSVILVNKIGNAEIKKMTKEEFLKFLSI; from the coding sequence ATGAGAACAGTCCGCGTAAATGCAGCGTCAAAAAGCTACGATGTTCTTATCGGAAAGAATGCCGCTAAAGTTCTTGGCGATGAGGCGAAAAAGGTTTGCCCGGGTGCAATAAAGGCCCTCATCGTTTCCGAGACAAATGTTGCTCCGCTCTATCTGGACCTTGTTAAGGCTGAGCTCGAGGGCGCCGGTTTTGAGGTCATCGATTATGTTTTCGGCGCGGGCGAGCAGAACAAAGGCATCAATGAGATCGCCGGCATGTGGAATAAGATGGCTGAAGCAGGCTTCACGAGAACTGACTTTGTAGTTGGCCTTGGCGGCGGCGTAACGACCGATATGGCCGGCTTTGCGGCTGCTACATTCCTTAGAGGGATCAAGGTTATCCAGCTTCCCACATCACTCCTTGCCATGGTCGATGCATCAGTCGGCGGCAAGACGGGAATCGACATCCCGATGGGAAAGAACCAGGTCGGCGCTTTCTGGCAGCCGTCACTCGTTGTAGAAGACATCTCATTTTTGAAAACGCTTCCTGATGAGGTTTTCACGGAAGGCATGGGCGAAGTTACAAAACATGCTTTCATCATGGATCTGGACCTTCTGGAAAAACTCGAGAAGGCCGCAGGTGATATCAGATCCGATGAAGATCTTTTAGAAGAGATCGTCTACATGAACGTTTCTGACAAGGCAAGCGTTGTAGGTGAAGATGAGAATGATAACGGCAGACGCCAGACACTTAATTACGGTCACACGGTAGGCCACGTTATCGAGCGCGACAGCGGCTTTACGAAGCCTCACGGGATCTGTGTCGCAAAAGGCATGGGAATCGTTATGGATGCATGCGTCAGAGCAGGAACTCTCGCAGCAGATGATGCGGAGAGAATGAAGGCTCTCTTAAAGCTCTATAAGCTTCCCATAACTGATGACATTACTCCCGAAGCAATCGTTGAAGGCGCCATGAACGATAAAAAGAAACGCGGCGATACTTTATCGGTTATACTTGTAAATAAGATCGGCAACGCCGAGATAAAGAAGATGACAAAAGAGGAGTTCCTTAAGTTTTTGTCCATATGA
- a CDS encoding 3-phosphoshikimate 1-carboxyvinyltransferase translates to MKISCRNLNLDIKAPLSKSVYHRELIVNFILGARGNFLNESEDDNDDIRATKACLRALENTNAEELILNCNESGSTLRFMIPVALAAKSSNVKKLIFKTRGRLIERPIKELADCLAPFGVSITKNIEANEITVTGNIEPGQYVIDGSVSSQYISGLLMALSKFDKPSVIEVTNGIASVHYIELTVDALSKYGINIVKEGDTYKVPANSINEMPDGNFEVEGDWSNGAFLLCLGSLIQGGSAKITGLRTDSVQGDREILHFLKLAGVTFLNEGDIFFVQDSHTNTLRKILEMDCSDIPDIVPYMAVVGAFRSEKTVLKGIKRLRIKESDRARAITEMLSAIGGKVTLEEDIITIEYIDKIPGDIVLTSSGDHRMAMAAVLCAAATGKDIELDDIDCLNKSFPEFRKIVEEEMILK, encoded by the coding sequence ATGAAAATATCATGCAGAAATCTGAATCTTGATATCAAAGCGCCGCTTTCAAAGTCGGTCTATCACAGGGAGCTCATCGTTAACTTCATCTTAGGTGCACGCGGTAATTTCCTTAACGAGTCCGAAGACGATAATGACGATATAAGAGCTACCAAAGCATGTCTTCGCGCGCTCGAAAATACAAACGCAGAAGAACTTATCCTTAACTGCAACGAGAGCGGTTCCACGCTCCGTTTCATGATCCCCGTAGCACTCGCAGCAAAGTCTTCTAACGTTAAGAAGCTTATCTTCAAGACAAGGGGAAGGCTTATCGAGAGACCTATAAAAGAACTCGCTGACTGCCTCGCGCCTTTCGGTGTTTCCATCACGAAGAATATAGAAGCAAATGAGATAACTGTTACAGGAAACATAGAGCCCGGTCAATATGTCATCGACGGCAGCGTTTCGTCGCAGTACATATCAGGACTTCTGATGGCTCTTTCAAAGTTTGATAAGCCTTCGGTTATAGAAGTCACAAACGGCATTGCATCCGTTCACTATATCGAGCTTACTGTGGACGCGCTTTCCAAGTACGGAATCAATATAGTTAAAGAAGGCGACACTTATAAGGTGCCTGCAAACTCAATAAATGAAATGCCTGACGGCAACTTCGAAGTTGAAGGCGACTGGAGCAACGGAGCATTCCTCCTCTGCCTGGGAAGCCTTATTCAGGGCGGCTCAGCCAAGATAACCGGACTTAGAACAGATTCTGTTCAGGGCGATAGGGAGATACTTCATTTCTTAAAACTTGCAGGTGTTACTTTCCTTAATGAAGGCGATATCTTTTTCGTGCAGGACAGCCATACAAACACATTGAGAAAGATCCTTGAGATGGACTGCAGCGACATTCCCGATATCGTTCCCTATATGGCAGTCGTCGGTGCGTTCAGATCTGAAAAGACAGTCCTCAAGGGCATTAAGCGTTTGAGGATAAAAGAGTCTGACAGAGCAAGAGCGATAACGGAAATGTTATCTGCGATCGGCGGGAAAGTTACGCTCGAAGAAGACATTATTACGATAGAATATATAGATAAGATCCCTGGTGATATCGTGCTTACTTCGTCAGGCGATCACAGAATGGCTATGGCAGCTGTGCTTTGCGCGGCAGCCACAGGCAAAGATATCGAACTCGATGATATCGATTGTCTCAATAAGTCTTTTCCTGAATTCAGGAAAATCGTGGAAGAGGAGATGATCTTAAAATGA
- a CDS encoding chorismate synthase: protein MSMSSTYQGDALDIMIYGESHSETIGVYINGLPEDVTPDQAKTAAFMARRAPGKNAWSTPRKEADEVIFERNGAMLHGYIVNTNTKPKDYSSILNCPRPSHADYAATLLYGDEASKSGGGIFSGRMTAPLCIAGSIALQELNKRGIQISAHLKKVAGICDDSYFDHGVNDESFRNALAVVENKDFPVVNDEKGELMKAKIEEARMEGDSVGGVIECVIYGYPEGIGGPIFDGIEAKLAQILYAIPAVKGVEFGNGFEGSDLKGSENNDAFTFDEEGNLTLKTNHSGGIQGGISLGDVAPIVFDVAMKPTPSISKAQETVDMAAHKNTTISIEGRHDPCVAPRAVPVVEAAAAIALYDLLLVSM, encoded by the coding sequence ATGAGCATGAGCAGTACATACCAGGGCGATGCCTTAGACATAATGATCTACGGTGAGTCTCACAGCGAGACGATTGGAGTTTATATCAACGGACTTCCTGAAGACGTAACACCCGACCAGGCAAAGACCGCTGCCTTTATGGCAAGAAGAGCGCCCGGAAAGAATGCGTGGTCCACTCCGAGAAAAGAAGCTGATGAAGTCATCTTCGAGAGAAACGGTGCAATGCTCCACGGCTACATCGTAAACACGAATACAAAACCCAAGGATTATTCATCCATCTTAAACTGCCCCAGGCCTTCTCATGCCGATTATGCGGCAACGCTTTTATATGGCGATGAGGCTTCGAAATCAGGCGGCGGAATCTTTTCCGGACGTATGACGGCGCCCCTTTGCATTGCGGGTTCCATTGCTTTGCAGGAGCTTAACAAGAGAGGCATCCAGATCAGTGCGCACCTCAAAAAAGTTGCCGGAATCTGTGATGATTCTTATTTCGATCACGGTGTAAATGACGAGTCTTTCAGAAATGCACTCGCTGTTGTTGAGAATAAGGATTTCCCTGTTGTTAACGACGAAAAGGGCGAGCTCATGAAAGCTAAGATCGAGGAAGCCAGGATGGAAGGCGATTCTGTCGGAGGCGTGATCGAATGCGTCATCTACGGATATCCCGAAGGCATCGGAGGACCGATCTTTGATGGTATCGAGGCTAAGCTTGCGCAGATCCTTTATGCGATCCCTGCAGTTAAGGGCGTCGAATTCGGAAACGGATTTGAAGGTTCAGATCTCAAGGGTTCCGAGAATAACGATGCTTTCACTTTCGATGAAGAAGGAAATCTCACATTGAAGACAAACCACAGCGGCGGCATCCAGGGCGGCATAAGCCTCGGTGATGTTGCTCCCATTGTTTTCGATGTTGCAATGAAGCCTACACCGTCTATCTCAAAAGCGCAGGAGACGGTCGATATGGCAGCACATAAGAATACAACGATCAGCATAGAAGGCAGACACGATCCCTGCGTCGCACCGCGCGCGGTACCGGTCGTCGAAGCCGCAGCAGCTATCGCACTCTACGATCTTTTACTTGTATCAATGTAA
- a CDS encoding shikimate kinase: MSERPDLNELRKKLDGIDNSILDLLEERIATCRQIGNYKRENGMDVYIPAREEEKFKALEEIAGFESKPYVRDLFKTLMDISKTHQNKPAFGVLGRTLAHTYSPEIHSLFDSSYSYSVIEREPEELETLFKSGVFKGFNVTIPYKKNACAMCDELDDASKTTGSVNTVLFEDGKVKGWNTDYFGFIYMLTRKGISVGGKKVLVLGTGGAASAVFYALKTLGAAETYACDLETDINYSNVYDRAGDAQVIVNCTPVGMYPKVDNSLLDLTKFPALEACADVVYNPSRTRFLQDAEDLGLKTCGGLAMLVAQAYKSSRVFAGDIAGAEALGNPDSEKGAAYVPDEAKEKIENVIKLLENRMRNITIIGMPGSGKSLLARNIAAVTGRTLVDLDIAFAEKFGQTPAEVLNGPGEDAFREMECEIAAEFLPKSGLVISCGGGIVTRDVNKFYVRCNSNVFYLERPLTALTDKNRPISQLHGVEKLYSQRKDKYESWCDYRFFYDRFEEKNDFYDKAISDILGVLK; encoded by the coding sequence ATGAGCGAGAGACCTGACTTAAACGAACTCAGAAAAAAGCTGGACGGTATCGACAACAGCATATTAGATCTCCTCGAAGAGAGAATCGCAACATGCCGCCAGATCGGAAACTATAAAAGAGAAAACGGCATGGATGTTTATATTCCTGCCAGGGAAGAAGAGAAGTTTAAGGCATTGGAAGAGATCGCAGGTTTCGAGAGCAAACCTTATGTAAGAGATCTTTTCAAGACTCTTATGGATATCTCGAAAACTCACCAGAACAAGCCCGCATTCGGCGTTTTGGGCAGAACTCTTGCTCACACTTATTCACCTGAGATCCACAGTCTTTTCGACTCATCTTACTCATATTCCGTAATCGAGCGCGAGCCCGAAGAACTTGAGACACTTTTCAAGAGCGGCGTTTTCAAGGGCTTCAACGTCACGATCCCTTACAAGAAAAATGCATGCGCAATGTGCGATGAATTAGACGATGCTTCGAAAACCACAGGCAGCGTTAATACCGTTCTTTTCGAAGACGGTAAGGTTAAGGGCTGGAACACAGATTACTTCGGATTCATCTACATGCTCACCAGAAAGGGCATCTCCGTCGGCGGCAAGAAGGTCCTCGTGCTCGGCACAGGCGGCGCCGCATCCGCAGTTTTCTATGCCCTTAAGACATTGGGCGCAGCAGAGACTTATGCGTGCGACCTTGAGACTGACATCAACTATTCCAATGTTTACGACAGGGCAGGTGATGCTCAGGTAATCGTTAACTGCACACCTGTAGGAATGTATCCGAAGGTCGACAATTCACTTCTGGACCTTACGAAATTCCCTGCTCTCGAAGCATGCGCAGACGTTGTTTATAACCCTTCAAGAACCAGGTTCTTACAGGATGCGGAAGACCTCGGCCTTAAGACATGCGGCGGCCTCGCAATGCTCGTTGCACAGGCTTATAAGTCTTCAAGAGTTTTCGCAGGCGACATCGCCGGTGCAGAAGCTTTGGGAAATCCCGACAGCGAGAAAGGTGCGGCATACGTTCCTGATGAAGCGAAAGAGAAGATCGAGAATGTCATCAAACTCCTCGAAAACCGCATGCGCAACATCACGATAATCGGCATGCCCGGTTCCGGCAAATCACTTCTCGCAAGAAATATCGCAGCAGTTACAGGCCGTACGCTTGTTGACCTTGATATCGCTTTTGCGGAGAAGTTCGGACAGACTCCTGCAGAAGTCTTAAACGGCCCCGGTGAAGACGCATTCCGCGAGATGGAGTGCGAGATCGCAGCAGAGTTCCTTCCGAAGAGCGGACTCGTTATCTCCTGCGGCGGCGGTATCGTTACACGTGACGTCAACAAGTTCTATGTACGCTGCAATTCAAACGTATTCTATCTTGAGCGTCCTCTGACAGCGCTGACAGACAAAAACAGACCTATATCCCAGCTCCACG